One genomic window of Gallaecimonas sp. GXIMD4217 includes the following:
- a CDS encoding DUF2799 domain-containing protein: protein MKHGLLITTALIIGLSGCSISPQDGVAMDGQAKGLADGTQGLVAQSDSAAYLQGWQRGNAEYCQPENGYQVGKLGQEYQGSCQGDLAAEFLARYQDGHKQYLHNRIRHVESQLHGIRLELTKKATTQQRFVKDEFKREQAGNNSLKPLQMDMHRLEKELKALRHTLQSYG, encoded by the coding sequence ATGAAGCATGGACTGTTGATCACCACCGCCCTCATCATTGGCCTGAGCGGCTGTTCCATCAGCCCCCAGGATGGCGTTGCCATGGACGGGCAGGCCAAAGGTCTGGCCGATGGCACCCAGGGCCTGGTGGCCCAAAGCGATAGCGCCGCCTACCTGCAGGGCTGGCAGCGTGGCAATGCCGAGTATTGCCAGCCTGAAAACGGCTACCAGGTGGGCAAGCTGGGCCAGGAGTACCAGGGCAGCTGCCAGGGCGACTTGGCGGCCGAGTTCCTGGCCCGATACCAGGACGGCCACAAGCAATACCTGCACAACCGCATTCGCCATGTAGAAAGTCAGCTCCACGGGATCCGTCTGGAGCTGACCAAGAAGGCCACCACCCAGCAACGCTTCGTCAAGGACGAATTCAAGCGGGAGCAGGCCGGCAACAACAGCCTGAAGCCCCTGCAAATGGACATGCATCGCCTGGAGAAGGAGCTGAAAGCGCTGCGCCACACCCTGCAGAGCTACGGCTAG
- a CDS encoding DUF2799 domain-containing protein, with translation MKHGLLITTLIIGLGGCAMSPEYCATLDWQTQGEADGADGLPARPGHWLNQCSAQDAEASERAYLLGWAAGNANYCQPDNGYKVGRKGREYLGVCQDDSADEFLSRYRDGHSTYLGFRIRQLRAQINQINEEFTKKYNTRQPFQNDQFKKTQGTNSWQGVRMNRERLKKELARLETTLESYN, from the coding sequence ATGAAGCACGGATTGCTGATCACCACCCTCATCATTGGCCTGGGCGGCTGTGCCATGAGCCCGGAGTATTGCGCCACCTTGGACTGGCAAACTCAGGGTGAAGCCGATGGTGCCGACGGCCTCCCGGCACGGCCTGGGCACTGGCTGAACCAATGTTCAGCGCAAGACGCCGAAGCAAGCGAACGGGCTTACCTGCTGGGCTGGGCAGCGGGCAATGCCAACTACTGCCAGCCGGATAACGGCTATAAGGTTGGCCGCAAGGGCCGTGAATATCTGGGCGTTTGCCAGGATGATTCCGCGGATGAGTTCCTCAGCCGCTATCGGGATGGCCACAGCACCTACCTGGGCTTTCGCATCCGCCAGCTAAGAGCCCAAATCAACCAGATCAACGAGGAATTCACGAAGAAGTACAACACCAGGCAGCCCTTCCAAAACGACCAGTTCAAGAAGACGCAGGGCACCAACAGTTGGCAAGGCGTTCGCATGAACAGGGAACGCTTGAAAAAAGAGCTGGCCAGGCTGGAAACGACCCTGGAAAGTTACAACTAA
- a CDS encoding leucyl aminopeptidase family protein, giving the protein MQMFRFPSIEIRHEDGAADAVLHLCSEAAAPELAGLAAIKGCAPEAKQWLVVDQVPTLVAHPKAGLSAFERLSAARAWAGVFADWQLASLKVVVSGFEADEARALAEAALAALLAAQVQMPSFKKDAKARHVIKRFLVSGTEVDGRRLLAEAEGNGLARYLSELPGSELTPATYRHWLSEFARENGWQMEVYDQTKLAGLGAGAFLAVVRGSDNDEAAIVRLRYKGANAGRKVALVGKGLCYDTGGYNLKISGHMYGMHGDMGGSAVALGTLLALSRLGAELELDCWLALAENHIGPKAYKANDLVTAMNGTRIEVVDTDAEGRMVLADTLTLASREKPALVMDYATLTGSCIRALGTAQSGVFCNRDGWREDLIRLGREAGERVWPFPLDQDYDDNIKSDVADVKQCAPGSSCDHIDAARFLSRFVEDGVPWVHMDLSAAEHKGGLAQVAGDTTGFGVRYSVHALLDEGGLLQ; this is encoded by the coding sequence ATGCAGATGTTCCGTTTTCCCAGCATCGAGATCCGCCATGAAGACGGCGCCGCCGACGCCGTGCTGCACCTGTGCAGCGAGGCCGCCGCTCCCGAGCTGGCCGGCCTGGCCGCCATCAAGGGCTGCGCGCCCGAGGCCAAGCAGTGGCTGGTGGTGGACCAGGTGCCGACCCTGGTGGCCCATCCCAAGGCCGGCTTGAGCGCCTTCGAGCGGCTGAGCGCTGCCCGCGCCTGGGCCGGCGTCTTTGCCGACTGGCAGCTGGCCAGCCTCAAGGTGGTGGTCAGCGGCTTCGAGGCCGACGAGGCCAGGGCCCTGGCGGAAGCGGCCCTGGCCGCCCTGCTGGCGGCCCAGGTGCAGATGCCCAGCTTCAAGAAGGACGCCAAGGCCAGGCACGTCATCAAGCGCTTCCTGGTCAGCGGCACCGAGGTGGACGGCCGGCGCCTGCTGGCCGAGGCCGAGGGCAACGGCCTGGCCCGCTATCTGTCCGAGCTGCCGGGCTCCGAGCTGACCCCGGCCACCTACCGGCACTGGCTCAGCGAGTTCGCCCGGGAAAACGGCTGGCAGATGGAGGTCTACGACCAGACCAAGCTGGCCGGCCTGGGCGCCGGCGCCTTCCTGGCCGTGGTGCGGGGCTCCGACAACGACGAGGCGGCCATAGTGCGGCTGCGCTACAAGGGCGCCAACGCCGGGCGCAAGGTGGCGCTGGTGGGCAAGGGCCTGTGCTATGACACCGGCGGCTACAACCTGAAGATCTCCGGCCACATGTACGGCATGCACGGCGACATGGGCGGCAGCGCCGTGGCCCTGGGCACCCTGCTGGCCCTGAGCCGCCTGGGCGCCGAGCTGGAGCTGGACTGCTGGCTGGCCCTGGCCGAGAACCACATCGGCCCCAAGGCCTACAAGGCCAATGACCTGGTCACCGCCATGAACGGCACCCGCATCGAGGTGGTGGACACCGACGCCGAGGGCCGCATGGTGCTGGCCGACACCCTGACCCTGGCCAGCCGCGAGAAGCCGGCCCTGGTCATGGATTACGCCACCCTCACCGGCTCCTGCATCCGCGCCCTGGGTACCGCCCAGAGCGGCGTGTTCTGCAACCGGGACGGCTGGCGGGAAGACCTCATCCGCCTGGGCCGCGAGGCCGGCGAGCGGGTCTGGCCCTTCCCCCTGGACCAGGACTATGACGACAACATCAAGTCCGACGTGGCCGACGTCAAGCAGTGCGCCCCCGGCTCCAGCTGCGATCATATCGACGCCGCCCGCTTCCTGAGCCGCTTCGTGGAAGACGGGGTGCCCTGGGTGCACATGGATCTCAGCGCCGCCGAGCACAAGGGCGGCCTGGCCCAGGTGGCCGGCGACACCACCGGCTTCGGGGTGCGCTACAGCGTCCACGCTCTGCTGGACGAGGGCGGCCTGCTGCAATAA
- a CDS encoding TonB-dependent siderophore receptor has product MARFPLSPLMLALLAGPALATPDETETIEVRGEWLGDSRAEEVKTYPGNRSVIDGEQLERSGVRSLDAALQQVPGVKVLDETGTGVLPSIAIRGLNDSRSGRTQVLLDGVPLAMAPYGQLGLSLFPVTLQAIERIDVVRGGAAVQYGPNNVGGVVNLVSRPINDELLLSQKTTFFGHGNNLWDSYLKAGQTFDGGHGLQLEGNLVQGDGFRDHSDTDIQNWLLKGRLDGGELGLLSASFQYYDAEVELPGALSVDAYEADPSQSQRELDRFIGDTQRWTLKYQKQLNAFGPFDFGEFSWVNFGQNSDREFRFGFNTNAGETWDPAKPENALRSSPRSFTTWGSEPRLSGYIGGDELNQQWTLGLRHVSEDISYLSDQLLLADQSYKVNRDWRFDDKAWAVYLSNSLMLLDDRLVITPGVRFEKVTMDYSDLVSGKGQRNESREWLPGLTIGLEASDDWFWYANAQKSLRPPQITQITREGDVAAELSWNYETGLRYHPSAASSLSLGLYRIDYEDQVEFDRTSSTFKNLGQTRHQGLELEGYWQLGELHLHGGYAYLDAEQRSGTNQGKRVPFASRHQLLWDASYSLDSATLVLSGYYYSKAYSDAANSEAENAIASVGALPSYTVWNLALSQELNLAGRALTLSLAVNNLFDKEYYFRGIDVSPWGRQSAPGRAVTAGIKLAL; this is encoded by the coding sequence ATGGCGCGCTTTCCCCTTTCCCCCCTGATGCTGGCCCTGCTGGCCGGCCCGGCCCTGGCCACCCCGGACGAAACCGAAACCATCGAAGTGCGCGGCGAATGGCTGGGCGACTCCCGGGCCGAAGAGGTCAAGACCTACCCCGGCAACAGATCCGTCATCGACGGCGAGCAGCTTGAGCGCAGCGGCGTGCGCAGCCTGGACGCGGCCCTGCAGCAGGTTCCCGGCGTCAAGGTGCTGGACGAAACCGGCACCGGCGTGCTGCCGTCCATCGCCATCCGCGGCCTCAACGACTCCCGTTCCGGCCGCACCCAGGTGCTGCTGGACGGCGTACCCCTGGCCATGGCCCCCTACGGCCAGTTGGGCCTGTCGCTGTTCCCGGTGACCCTGCAGGCCATAGAGCGCATCGACGTGGTCCGGGGCGGCGCCGCCGTCCAGTACGGCCCCAACAACGTCGGCGGCGTGGTGAACCTGGTCAGCAGGCCCATCAACGACGAGCTGCTGCTGAGCCAGAAGACCACCTTCTTCGGCCACGGCAACAACCTCTGGGACAGCTACCTCAAGGCCGGCCAGACCTTCGACGGCGGCCACGGCCTGCAGCTGGAAGGCAACCTGGTCCAGGGCGACGGCTTCCGTGACCACAGCGACACCGACATCCAGAACTGGCTGCTCAAGGGCCGCCTGGACGGCGGCGAGCTGGGCCTGCTCAGCGCCAGCTTCCAGTACTACGACGCCGAGGTGGAGCTACCCGGCGCCCTGTCGGTGGACGCCTACGAGGCCGATCCCAGCCAGTCCCAGCGCGAGCTGGACAGGTTCATCGGCGACACCCAGAGATGGACCCTGAAATACCAGAAGCAGCTGAACGCCTTCGGTCCCTTCGACTTCGGCGAGTTCAGCTGGGTGAACTTCGGCCAGAACAGCGATCGGGAATTCCGGTTCGGCTTCAACACCAACGCCGGCGAGACCTGGGATCCGGCCAAGCCCGAAAACGCCCTGCGCTCCTCGCCGCGCTCCTTCACCACCTGGGGCTCGGAGCCGCGCCTGAGCGGCTATATCGGTGGCGATGAACTCAACCAGCAATGGACCCTGGGCCTGCGCCACGTCAGCGAAGACATCAGCTACCTGTCCGATCAGCTGCTGCTGGCCGACCAGAGCTACAAGGTGAACCGGGACTGGCGCTTCGACGACAAGGCCTGGGCGGTCTACCTGTCCAACAGCCTGATGCTGCTGGATGACCGCCTGGTGATCACCCCGGGGGTGCGCTTCGAGAAGGTGACCATGGACTACAGCGACCTGGTGTCCGGCAAGGGCCAGCGCAACGAGAGCCGCGAATGGCTGCCGGGCCTGACCATCGGCCTCGAGGCCAGCGACGACTGGTTCTGGTACGCCAACGCCCAGAAGTCCCTGCGTCCGCCCCAGATCACCCAGATCACCCGGGAAGGGGACGTGGCCGCCGAGCTGAGCTGGAACTACGAGACCGGCCTGCGCTACCACCCCAGCGCCGCCAGCAGCCTGAGCCTGGGCCTGTACCGCATCGACTACGAGGATCAGGTGGAATTCGACCGCACCAGCTCCACCTTCAAGAATCTGGGCCAAACCCGTCACCAGGGTCTGGAGCTGGAAGGCTACTGGCAGCTGGGCGAGCTGCACCTGCACGGCGGCTACGCCTACCTGGATGCCGAGCAGCGCAGCGGCACCAACCAGGGCAAGCGGGTGCCCTTCGCCTCCCGGCACCAGCTGCTGTGGGACGCCAGCTACAGCCTGGACAGCGCCACCCTGGTCCTGTCCGGCTACTACTACAGCAAGGCCTACAGCGACGCCGCCAACAGCGAGGCGGAAAACGCCATCGCCTCGGTGGGCGCCCTGCCCTCCTACACGGTCTGGAACCTGGCCCTGAGCCAAGAGCTGAACCTGGCCGGCCGGGCGCTGACCCTGAGCCTGGCGGTGAACAACCTGTTCGACAAGGAATATTACTTCCGCGGCATCGACGTCAGCCCCTGGGGCCGCCAGAGCGCCCCGGGCCGGGCGGTCACCGCCGGCATCAAGTTGGCCCTGTAA
- a CDS encoding endonuclease/exonuclease/phosphatase family protein encodes MKSLPLLLAVALGSTAHAKPEQANQGGQERTLKVLSANLWHDLAVKPHYFRQGLAELRHLDADVILAQEADGATARLAKALGMHYWQGPQHLGSMGILSRYPIVKTFDLGAEAPGGQLGAVIDVHGRLVTLWNNHLDYTRYTAYFARGGNGTSWQALPGCQPYSDEQLEAANESSLRPRQARLMVKALAPLVDKRAPVIIGGDFNEPTGSDWTAATADLFDHKNVSYDFSSHRIVRQAGFTDSYRALYPDPVSHPGISWPFRLEDSWTQGPSYQRECGRGLDDRDRIDFIYYNRDAKALRLDSVAWVGPRFHTYFGYEQDLDWQRDPHVGRLVQDGEPRYGRHDFPSDHLWYLASFRIKAGKKQLSEGLVLNPELVLVESREDEQGLQLTVDVEHAELLSDAQSYYLYASTFEAGPGDYSGGWIPVPVTGEDKLRLSITVPAAFLANDDIQLRLYHRLGGSHRVDAVLDIERP; translated from the coding sequence ATGAAAAGCTTACCGCTGTTGCTGGCCGTTGCCCTGGGGAGTACGGCCCACGCCAAACCGGAGCAGGCCAACCAGGGCGGCCAGGAGCGTACCCTCAAGGTGCTCAGTGCCAACCTCTGGCACGATCTGGCCGTCAAGCCCCACTACTTCCGCCAGGGGCTGGCAGAGCTGCGCCACCTGGATGCGGACGTGATCCTGGCCCAGGAGGCGGACGGCGCCACGGCTCGACTGGCCAAGGCCCTGGGCATGCATTACTGGCAGGGGCCACAGCACCTGGGCTCCATGGGGATACTGTCCAGGTACCCCATAGTGAAGACATTCGATCTGGGGGCGGAGGCCCCCGGCGGCCAGCTCGGCGCCGTCATCGACGTCCACGGCCGCCTGGTGACGCTGTGGAACAACCACCTGGACTACACCCGCTACACCGCCTATTTCGCCCGCGGCGGTAACGGCACCAGCTGGCAGGCCCTGCCCGGCTGCCAGCCCTACAGCGATGAGCAGCTCGAGGCGGCCAACGAAAGCTCGTTGCGGCCCCGCCAGGCCAGGCTGATGGTGAAGGCCCTGGCACCCCTGGTCGACAAGCGGGCGCCGGTGATCATCGGCGGTGACTTCAACGAACCCACGGGCAGCGACTGGACGGCGGCCACGGCGGATCTCTTCGACCACAAGAACGTCAGCTACGATTTTTCCAGCCACCGCATCGTTCGCCAGGCCGGCTTCACCGACAGCTACCGTGCCCTCTATCCGGATCCGGTCAGCCATCCCGGCATCAGCTGGCCCTTCCGCCTGGAGGACAGCTGGACCCAGGGACCGTCCTACCAGCGCGAATGCGGCCGCGGCCTGGACGACAGGGACAGGATCGATTTCATCTACTACAACAGGGATGCCAAGGCTCTGCGCCTGGACAGCGTGGCCTGGGTCGGGCCCCGCTTCCACACCTATTTCGGCTACGAGCAGGATCTGGACTGGCAACGGGATCCCCATGTGGGCCGCCTGGTTCAGGACGGTGAGCCCCGTTATGGCCGCCATGACTTCCCCTCCGATCACCTCTGGTACCTGGCCAGCTTCCGTATCAAGGCTGGCAAGAAGCAGCTCAGCGAAGGCCTGGTGCTGAACCCGGAGCTGGTGCTGGTGGAGTCCCGGGAGGACGAGCAGGGCCTGCAGCTGACCGTCGATGTCGAGCATGCCGAGCTGCTCAGTGACGCCCAGAGCTACTACCTCTACGCCAGTACCTTCGAGGCCGGCCCCGGCGACTACAGCGGCGGCTGGATCCCGGTGCCGGTCACCGGCGAGGACAAGCTGCGGCTCAGCATCACTGTGCCGGCGGCCTTCCTGGCCAACGACGACATCCAGCTGCGCCTCTATCACCGCCTGGGCGGCTCGCACCGGGTGGATGCGGTGCTGGACATCGAGCGCCCCTGA
- a CDS encoding BlaI/MecI/CopY family transcriptional regulator, producing the protein MADISNAEFEVLEALWEGAPASANEVVARLSQKKPWHEKTVKTLLNRLVKKAAIGFEKDQRRYLYYPLIAREDYTRRESRTLVERLFGGRLSPLVAGFAREKALSRDDIDELKALIKDWEQRHD; encoded by the coding sequence GTGGCCGACATCAGCAATGCCGAATTCGAGGTACTGGAAGCACTCTGGGAAGGCGCCCCCGCCTCTGCCAACGAGGTGGTGGCGAGGCTGAGCCAGAAGAAACCCTGGCACGAGAAGACCGTCAAGACCCTGCTCAACCGCCTGGTCAAGAAGGCAGCCATAGGTTTCGAGAAGGACCAGCGCCGCTATCTCTACTATCCCCTGATCGCCCGCGAGGACTACACCAGGCGGGAAAGCCGCACCCTGGTGGAGCGACTGTTCGGCGGCCGCCTCAGCCCCCTGGTGGCCGGCTTCGCCAGGGAGAAGGCGCTGAGCCGGGACGACATCGACGAACTCAAGGCCCTGATCAAGGACTGGGAGCAGCGCCATGACTGA
- a CDS encoding M56 family metallopeptidase, translating into MTDWLLAQSLPLSLVLAGLLLAHSRLLGLIGARALYGLWSLAPLLLSLSLLPLESTGSLPLQQYLVVAQGAMTTRAAAAGDWLHLAWLAGALLLGNYWLLSHWHFRQQLAATPCRQRLADLPSGLRLKESRALAGPVLSGLFRPTLVLPADFQSRYSRAQQALVIRHELCHFRRGDLYWNLLALAVLLLFWFNPLCWLAYRRYRRDQELACDEAVLAQEGKEGRLDYGRALITSLEDARAPALAHLHYASKETMMERLKQLKNNNNQAKWKGLAALALGLTLVSGLSQAAMSKADGIQAAPKPQYRIEPKYPVAAAKAGTEGSVVLAIDIQPDGKVTNAKVLKSVPAGTFDQAALAAVKKWQYQPSAKGQKGVQLQLDFAMGPDSQHENLVGKDKERIRVKK; encoded by the coding sequence ATGACTGACTGGCTGCTGGCCCAGAGCCTGCCCCTGAGCCTGGTCCTGGCCGGCCTGTTGCTGGCCCATTCGCGCCTGCTCGGGCTCATCGGCGCCCGCGCCCTCTACGGGCTCTGGTCGCTGGCGCCCCTGCTGCTGTCGCTGTCGCTGCTGCCCCTGGAAAGCACCGGCAGCCTGCCGCTGCAGCAGTACCTGGTGGTGGCCCAGGGGGCCATGACCACCCGGGCGGCGGCCGCCGGCGACTGGTTGCACCTGGCCTGGCTGGCCGGCGCCCTGCTGTTGGGCAACTACTGGCTGCTGAGCCACTGGCACTTCCGGCAACAACTGGCAGCCACGCCCTGCCGGCAGCGACTGGCCGACCTGCCGAGCGGGCTGCGGCTCAAGGAAAGCCGGGCCCTGGCTGGCCCCGTGCTCAGTGGCCTGTTCCGGCCCACCCTGGTGCTGCCCGCCGACTTCCAGTCCCGCTACAGCCGCGCCCAGCAGGCACTGGTGATCCGCCACGAACTGTGCCATTTCCGCCGCGGCGATCTGTACTGGAACCTGCTGGCCCTGGCGGTGCTGCTGCTGTTCTGGTTCAACCCCCTTTGCTGGCTGGCCTACCGGCGCTACCGCCGGGACCAGGAGCTGGCCTGCGATGAAGCAGTACTGGCCCAGGAGGGCAAGGAAGGACGCCTTGACTATGGCAGGGCGCTGATAACCAGTCTGGAGGACGCCCGGGCCCCGGCCTTGGCCCACCTCCACTACGCATCCAAGGAAACCATGATGGAACGACTCAAGCAACTGAAGAACAACAACAACCAAGCCAAGTGGAAGGGCCTGGCCGCCCTGGCCCTGGGGCTGACCCTGGTCTCCGGCCTCAGCCAGGCCGCCATGAGCAAGGCCGATGGCATCCAGGCCGCACCCAAGCCCCAGTACCGCATCGAGCCCAAGTACCCGGTGGCCGCCGCCAAGGCCGGCACCGAAGGCTCGGTGGTGCTGGCCATCGACATCCAGCCGGACGGCAAGGTCACCAACGCCAAGGTGCTCAAATCCGTGCCGGCCGGCACCTTCGACCAGGCCGCCCTGGCCGCCGTGAAAAAGTGGCAATACCAGCCCAGCGCCAAGGGCCAAAAGGGCGTGCAGCTGCAGCTGGACTTCGCCATGGGCCCGGACAGCCAGCACGAAAACCTGGTCGGCAAGGACAAGGAAAGGATCCGGGTCAAGAAGTAA
- a CDS encoding putative Ig domain-containing protein, which translates to MIRVPSSVSTISPLVALVALACSGQALAADCPETILVDSASDATGELTTLEEAIAEGKACSGNANIVIDESLAGQVIYSGSGSFYLDGGKSMSIQGPQGGRALVQPQNDESSFFSIDESASLNLSNLELDGQQLGRSASALSVESAGSKLELDNVKVTGFYGGLQGPGIQIRDSIATIKHSEFTDNQSSNSCGGAIALMNTTGASQPTLEIIDSVFDGNTAKGDTTMARGGAICSYDEYESAAISVSGSTFRNNQARNYGGALYSTGRNGLVIENSVFENNHVITSNYLNEAHGGALAFYAGLNASISGSTFRGNIADDAGGAVYIGQDSMDAIVTISDSSFEDNQAQYTGAEATLGQGGALYFTASAANPATLAVTGSTFSGNSAIGTNWSQGGALYAVGDGAVLTLENSTLANNSAAGYGGALFLDKISAPSKVTHSTLVGNSSSYAYGAGAIHLEHGDVGDVVISHSLFSGNSGAEGSLCVTESSAVFAIDHSFIDDATPGPDCQTNVDNGGNLTGGSVSPLDAKLGELADNGGSTRTFYPEADSPVVDAGDADIAAHPETDQRGNDRTMRNVIDIGAVEYGNLAPTAEAIPNAGVLVGEALSLDVSGYFADPEGDALSYALDGLPDGFGIDGSGLITGSVDETGNYSGRVIATDAYGASVSAELLLVVSNDAPGVHPIENQSLVVGSAFSLDIGDNFNDPNGHALSFRVGGLPDGLGADGSLISGNATAVGESTVLVTATDAYGASTSTSFTITVTNSAPVAAELADLEVTVGDELNWDLSAAFSDADGHELSLDASGLPAGLVLAEGVVTGTVTQAMVDDSPYQITLTATDGYASAEQQVGLTVVAADNGNGDTGNKDGGQAEQGASGGGSLGGGLLALLGLGWLRRRQG; encoded by the coding sequence GTGATTAGAGTACCAAGCTCCGTCAGCACCATCAGCCCGCTGGTCGCCCTGGTGGCCCTTGCTTGCAGTGGCCAGGCCCTGGCTGCAGATTGCCCCGAAACCATACTGGTCGACAGCGCCAGCGATGCCACGGGTGAACTCACCACCCTGGAAGAAGCCATCGCCGAGGGTAAGGCTTGCAGCGGCAACGCCAATATCGTCATCGACGAAAGCCTGGCCGGCCAGGTGATCTACTCGGGCTCCGGGAGCTTTTATCTCGACGGTGGCAAGAGCATGTCCATCCAGGGTCCCCAGGGCGGCAGGGCCCTGGTGCAACCCCAAAACGACGAATCCAGTTTCTTCAGCATTGACGAGTCTGCCAGCCTCAATCTCAGCAACCTGGAACTGGATGGCCAGCAGCTCGGCCGCAGTGCGTCGGCACTCTCTGTTGAGAGTGCTGGAAGCAAGCTGGAGTTGGACAACGTCAAGGTGACCGGCTTTTATGGTGGTCTCCAAGGGCCTGGCATCCAGATCCGGGACAGCATCGCCACTATCAAGCACAGCGAATTCACAGACAACCAATCCAGCAACAGCTGTGGTGGCGCCATTGCCCTGATGAACACCACGGGCGCCAGTCAGCCGACCCTTGAGATCATCGACTCGGTGTTTGACGGCAATACGGCCAAGGGCGACACCACAATGGCCAGGGGGGGCGCCATCTGCTCCTATGATGAATACGAGTCCGCTGCCATTTCGGTGTCTGGTTCCACTTTCCGCAACAACCAGGCCCGTAATTATGGCGGCGCCCTATACAGCACGGGTAGAAACGGCCTGGTCATAGAAAACAGCGTTTTTGAAAACAACCATGTCATCACCTCCAATTACCTCAATGAGGCCCATGGCGGCGCCCTTGCCTTCTATGCCGGCCTGAATGCCAGCATCAGCGGCAGCACTTTCAGGGGCAACATTGCGGACGATGCGGGGGGCGCCGTATATATCGGCCAGGATTCCATGGACGCCATCGTCACCATCAGCGACAGCAGCTTCGAGGACAACCAGGCGCAGTACACCGGTGCTGAAGCCACATTGGGGCAGGGCGGTGCCCTCTACTTCACCGCCAGTGCCGCCAACCCGGCCACCCTGGCGGTCACCGGCAGCACCTTCAGCGGCAATAGCGCGATCGGTACTAACTGGAGTCAGGGCGGGGCCCTCTACGCCGTGGGTGATGGCGCCGTGCTGACCCTGGAGAACAGCACCCTGGCCAACAACAGTGCCGCCGGCTACGGCGGAGCCCTGTTCCTGGACAAAATCTCAGCCCCTTCCAAGGTCACCCACTCTACCCTGGTGGGCAACAGCTCGTCCTACGCCTATGGTGCCGGCGCCATCCACCTGGAACACGGCGATGTGGGTGACGTCGTCATCAGCCACAGCCTGTTTTCCGGCAACAGCGGCGCCGAGGGCAGCCTCTGCGTCACCGAGTCCAGCGCCGTGTTCGCCATTGACCACAGCTTTATCGACGACGCCACCCCGGGTCCCGACTGCCAGACCAATGTCGACAACGGCGGCAACCTGACCGGCGGCAGCGTCAGCCCCCTGGATGCCAAGCTGGGCGAGCTGGCCGACAACGGCGGCAGCACCAGGACCTTCTACCCCGAGGCGGATTCCCCGGTCGTCGACGCCGGCGACGCCGATATCGCTGCCCATCCGGAGACCGACCAGCGCGGCAACGACCGCACCATGCGCAATGTCATCGACATCGGCGCCGTGGAATACGGCAACCTGGCGCCCACCGCCGAGGCCATCCCCAATGCCGGTGTCCTGGTGGGCGAAGCGCTGTCCCTGGATGTGAGCGGCTACTTCGCCGATCCGGAAGGCGACGCCCTGAGCTACGCCCTGGACGGCCTGCCGGATGGCTTTGGCATAGACGGCAGCGGCCTGATCACCGGCAGCGTCGACGAGACCGGCAACTACAGCGGCCGGGTCATCGCCACCGACGCCTATGGTGCCTCCGTCAGCGCCGAGCTGCTGCTGGTGGTGAGCAACGACGCCCCAGGCGTGCATCCCATCGAAAACCAGAGCCTGGTGGTCGGCAGCGCCTTCAGCCTGGATATCGGTGACAACTTCAACGATCCCAACGGCCATGCCCTGAGCTTCAGGGTCGGTGGCCTGCCGGACGGCCTGGGTGCCGACGGCAGCCTGATCAGCGGCAATGCCACCGCCGTGGGTGAGAGCACCGTGCTGGTCACCGCCACCGATGCCTATGGCGCCAGCACCAGCACCAGCTTCACCATCACCGTGACCAACAGCGCCCCGGTGGCGGCCGAGCTGGCCGACCTGGAGGTGACCGTGGGTGACGAGCTGAACTGGGATCTGAGCGCGGCCTTCAGCGACGCCGACGGCCATGAGCTGAGCCTGGATGCCTCCGGCCTGCCGGCCGGCCTGGTGCTGGCCGAGGGCGTGGTCACCGGCACCGTCACCCAGGCCATGGTGGACGACTCCCCCTACCAGATCACCCTGACCGCCACGGACGGCTATGCCAGCGCCGAGCAACAGGTCGGCCTGACCGTGGTCGCCGCCGACAATGGCAACGGCGATACCGGCAACAAGGACGGCGGCCAGGCCGAGCAGGGCGCATCCGGCGGCGGCTCCCTGGGCGGCGGCCTGCTGGCCCTGCTGGGTCTTGGCTGGCTGAGAAGGCGCCAGGGCTGA